A section of the Citrus sinensis cultivar Valencia sweet orange chromosome 8, DVS_A1.0, whole genome shotgun sequence genome encodes:
- the LOC102609229 gene encoding alanine--tRNA ligase, chloroplastic/mitochondrial isoform X2 has translation MGGPLLPHSLHSIHGGKSFLISLPYSSSKSTFLFHKPAIPIQKIYGTAISTGFITRTMAHYYPSILPCGHFLFKGATASVQPLTEEVEDKSQDFPSSGDSIRKRFLDFYASRGHKVLPSASLVPEDPTVLLTIAGMLQFKPIFLGKVPRQVPRAATSQRCIRTNDVENVGRTSRHHTFFEMLGNFSFGDYFKKEAIQWAWELSTVEFGLPANRLWISVYEDDDEAFEIWNKEVGVPVEHIKRMGADDNFWNSGATGPCGPCSEIYYDFHPDRGCSDVDLGDDTRFIEFYNLVFMQYNKKDDGSLEPLKQKNIDTGLGLERIARILQKVPNNYETDLIFPIIKKASELANVSYAQSNDRTNLNLKIIGDHLRAIVYLLSDGVFPSNIGRGYVVRRLIRRAVRTGRLLGIKGDGRGNLEGAFLPSIAEKAIELSTHIDSDVKAREQRILEELKREELRFVQTLERGEKLLDQMLADALSRTRESGSVPRLSGQDAFLLYDTFGFPVEITKEVAEEHGVSVDMKGFDIEMENQRRQSQAAHNAVKLSVDDSADLAEKIPDTEFLGYDTLSAKAIVESLLVNGKPVIKVSKGSDVEVLLNRTPFYAESGGQIGDYGFLYVTQGTNQQTAVVEVKDVKKSLGSVFVHKGTIREGVLEVGREVEAIVDPKLRQRAKVHHTATHLLQAALKKVIGQETSQAGSLVAFDRLRFDFNFHRPLLDTELEEIERLINGWIGDANLLQTKVMALDDAKRAGAIAMFGEKYGEQVRVVEVPGVSMELCGGTHVNNTAEIRAFKIISEQGIASGIRRIEAVAGEAFIEYINARDSYMKHLCSTLKVKDEEVTTRVEGLLEDLRTARNEVANLRAKAAVYKASTISSKAFTVGTSNEIRVLVESMDDMDADSLKSAAEYLVDTLQDPAAVVLGSCPDEGKVSLIAAFSQGIVDLGIQAGKFIGPIAKLCGGGGGGRPNFAQAGGRKPENLSIALEKARADLVSVLSEKAS, from the exons ATGGGAGGTCCGCTGCTGCCACACTCTCTGCACTCCATCCATGGCGGGAAATCTTTCCTCATCTCTTTGCCTTattcttcatcaaaatcaacatttttatttcacaaaccAGCCATCCCTATCCAAAAAATTTACGGTACTGCCATCTCAACTG GCTTTATTACAAGGACAATGGCCCATTATTATCCAAGTATCTTGCCATGTggccattttcttttcaaaggaGCAACAG CGTCAGTACAGCCATTGACTGAAGAAGTGGAGGATAAGTCACAGGATTTCCCTTCAAGTGGGGATTCCATACGTAAGCGATTCCTTGATTTCTATGCTTCTCGAGGCCACAAGGTTCTTCCAAGTGCTTCACTTGTGCCAGAAGATCCTACAGTTCTACTGACAATCGCAGGAATGCTTCAATTTAAGCCTATATTCCTTGGAAAG GTTCCCAGACAAGTTCCTCGTGCTGCAACTTCACAAAGGTGCATTCGTACAAATGATGTGGAGAATGTAGGCCGAACATCGCGACATCACACATTCTTTGAAATGCTGGGAAACTTCAGTTTTGGAGATTACTTCAAAAAAGAAGCAATCCAGTGGGCATGGGAGCTTTCAACAGTAGA ATTTGGACTACCAGCCAACAGATTGTGGATTAGTGTatatgaagatgatgatgaagctTTTGAAATATGGAATAAGGAG GTTGGTGTTCCTGTTGAGCATATAAAGAGGATGGGTGCAGACGATAACTTTTGGAACAGTGGAGCTACAGGTCCCTGTGGTCCATGCTCTGAAATTTATTACGACTTCCACCCTGATAGGGGATGTTCGGATGTG GATCTTGGAGATGATACTAGGTTTATAGAGTTCTACAATCTTGTCTTCAtgcaatataataaaaaggatGACGGATCACTCGAACCCTTAAAACAGAAGAATATAGATACTGGTCTTGGCCTGGAGCGTATCGCCCGCATCCTTCAGAAG GTTCCAAACAATTATGAAACTGACTTGATATTTCCTATTATCAAGAAGGCCTCAGAATTGGCAAATGTCTCATATGCGCAGTCCAATGATCGTACAAACTTGAATCTAAAA ATTATAGGAGATCATTTGCGTGCAATTGTCTATCTCTTATCAGATGGGGTTTTCCCATCAAACATTGGTAGAGGTTATGTGGTTCGGAGGCTAATCAGGAGGGCTGTTCGTACCGGCAGGTTGCTTGGTATAAAAGGGGATGGTAGGGGTAACCTTGAAGGAGCATTTTTACCTTCAATTGCTGAAAAAGCAATAGAATTGAGCACCCACATTGATTCAGATGTAAAAGCTAGAGAACAACGCATTCTTGAAGAGTTGAAAAGAGAAGAGCTTCGTTTTGTGCAGACACTGGAGAGAGGAGAAAAGTTACTTGACCAAATGCTAGCAGATGCACTGTCAAGAACTCGTGAAAGTGGATCTGTTCCTCGTCTCTCCGGCCAAGATGCATTTCTTTTGTACGACACTTTTGGATTTCCAGTGGAGATAACAAAAGAAGTGGCAGAAGAACATGGCGTTAGTGTGGATATGAAAGGTTTTGATATTGAGATGGAAAACCAAAGGCGTCAATCCCAGGCTGCACATAACGCTGTTAAACTTTCAGTTGATGATAGTGCAGATCTGGCAGAAAAAATTCCGGACACTGAATTTTTAGGATATGACACTCTTTCTGCCAAAGCAATTGTGGAGAGCCTCTTGGTCAATGGAAAACCAGTTATAAAAGTTTCCAAGGGAAGTGATGTGGAAGTTTTGCTAAACAGGACACCATTTTATGCTGAATCTGGTGGTCAGATTGGGGATTATGGTTTTCTATATGTTACTCAAGGTACAAATCAACAGACAGCTGTTGTGGAAGTGAAAGATGTGAAAAAATCACTAGGTAGTGTCTTTGTTCATAAGGGCACTATTAGAGAGGGAGTTCTGGAGGTTGGCAGAGAAGTGGAAGCCATAGTAGACCCAAAACTGAGGCAGCGGGCTAAG GTTCATCATACTGCTACTCATTTGTTACAAGCTGCACTCAAGAAAGTCATTGGACAGGAAACATCACAAGCTGGTTCATTGGTGGCTTTCGATCGTCTCAGGTTTGATTTCAACTTCCACCGACCACTCCTTGATACGGAGCTTGAGGAAATTGAGAGATTAATCAATGGATGGATTGGGGATGCAAACCTCCTTCAAACGAAAGTAATGGCTTTGGATGATGCAAAAAGAGCTGGAGCTATTGCAATGTTTGGAGAAAAATATGGAGAACAG GTACGTGTTGTGGAGGTTCCTGGTGTGTCTATGGAACTTTGTGGTGGAACCCATGTAAACAATACTGCTGAAATCCGAGCCTTCAAAATCATTTCTGAGCAGGGTATTGCATCTGGAATAAGGCGTATAGAAGCTGTGGCTGGTGAAGCTTTCATTGAATACATCAATGCAAGGGATTCTTATATGAAACATTTGTGTTCCACCCTCAAA gtgaaagatgaagaagtAACAACCCGGGTGGAAGGTCTGTTGGAGGATTTGCGAACAGCAAGAAATGAAGTAGCCAATTTGCGTGCAAAAGCAGCTGTGTACAAAGCATCAACTATTTCAAGCAAGGCATTCACAGTGGGGACTTCAAACGAGATCAG GGTACTAGTTGAGTCCATGGACGATATGGATGCCGATTCATTAAAAAGTGCAGCTGAATATCTGGTGGATACACTTCAAGATCCCGCAGCTGTAGTTTTGGGCTCATGTCCAGATGAAGGGAAAGTAAGTTTGATTGCTGCCTTCTCTCAAGGAATCGTTGATCTCGGTATTCAGGCAGGGAAATTTATAGGCCCCATAGCAAAGTTGTGTGGTGGAGGAGGTGGTGGCAGGCCTAATTTTGCTCAAGCAGGTGGAAGGAAGCCTGAGAATCTGTCGATTGCCC
- the LOC102609229 gene encoding alanine--tRNA ligase, chloroplastic/mitochondrial isoform X1 → MGGPLLPHSLHSIHGGKSFLISLPYSSSKSTFLFHKPAIPIQKIYGTAISTGFITRTMAHYYPSILPCGHFLFKGATGVPSARSTSASVQPLTEEVEDKSQDFPSSGDSIRKRFLDFYASRGHKVLPSASLVPEDPTVLLTIAGMLQFKPIFLGKVPRQVPRAATSQRCIRTNDVENVGRTSRHHTFFEMLGNFSFGDYFKKEAIQWAWELSTVEFGLPANRLWISVYEDDDEAFEIWNKEVGVPVEHIKRMGADDNFWNSGATGPCGPCSEIYYDFHPDRGCSDVDLGDDTRFIEFYNLVFMQYNKKDDGSLEPLKQKNIDTGLGLERIARILQKVPNNYETDLIFPIIKKASELANVSYAQSNDRTNLNLKIIGDHLRAIVYLLSDGVFPSNIGRGYVVRRLIRRAVRTGRLLGIKGDGRGNLEGAFLPSIAEKAIELSTHIDSDVKAREQRILEELKREELRFVQTLERGEKLLDQMLADALSRTRESGSVPRLSGQDAFLLYDTFGFPVEITKEVAEEHGVSVDMKGFDIEMENQRRQSQAAHNAVKLSVDDSADLAEKIPDTEFLGYDTLSAKAIVESLLVNGKPVIKVSKGSDVEVLLNRTPFYAESGGQIGDYGFLYVTQGTNQQTAVVEVKDVKKSLGSVFVHKGTIREGVLEVGREVEAIVDPKLRQRAKVHHTATHLLQAALKKVIGQETSQAGSLVAFDRLRFDFNFHRPLLDTELEEIERLINGWIGDANLLQTKVMALDDAKRAGAIAMFGEKYGEQVRVVEVPGVSMELCGGTHVNNTAEIRAFKIISEQGIASGIRRIEAVAGEAFIEYINARDSYMKHLCSTLKVKDEEVTTRVEGLLEDLRTARNEVANLRAKAAVYKASTISSKAFTVGTSNEIRVLVESMDDMDADSLKSAAEYLVDTLQDPAAVVLGSCPDEGKVSLIAAFSQGIVDLGIQAGKFIGPIAKLCGGGGGGRPNFAQAGGRKPENLSIALEKARADLVSVLSEKAS, encoded by the exons ATGGGAGGTCCGCTGCTGCCACACTCTCTGCACTCCATCCATGGCGGGAAATCTTTCCTCATCTCTTTGCCTTattcttcatcaaaatcaacatttttatttcacaaaccAGCCATCCCTATCCAAAAAATTTACGGTACTGCCATCTCAACTG GCTTTATTACAAGGACAATGGCCCATTATTATCCAAGTATCTTGCCATGTggccattttcttttcaaaggaGCAACAGGTGTGCCGTCAGCTAGAAGTACATCAG CGTCAGTACAGCCATTGACTGAAGAAGTGGAGGATAAGTCACAGGATTTCCCTTCAAGTGGGGATTCCATACGTAAGCGATTCCTTGATTTCTATGCTTCTCGAGGCCACAAGGTTCTTCCAAGTGCTTCACTTGTGCCAGAAGATCCTACAGTTCTACTGACAATCGCAGGAATGCTTCAATTTAAGCCTATATTCCTTGGAAAG GTTCCCAGACAAGTTCCTCGTGCTGCAACTTCACAAAGGTGCATTCGTACAAATGATGTGGAGAATGTAGGCCGAACATCGCGACATCACACATTCTTTGAAATGCTGGGAAACTTCAGTTTTGGAGATTACTTCAAAAAAGAAGCAATCCAGTGGGCATGGGAGCTTTCAACAGTAGA ATTTGGACTACCAGCCAACAGATTGTGGATTAGTGTatatgaagatgatgatgaagctTTTGAAATATGGAATAAGGAG GTTGGTGTTCCTGTTGAGCATATAAAGAGGATGGGTGCAGACGATAACTTTTGGAACAGTGGAGCTACAGGTCCCTGTGGTCCATGCTCTGAAATTTATTACGACTTCCACCCTGATAGGGGATGTTCGGATGTG GATCTTGGAGATGATACTAGGTTTATAGAGTTCTACAATCTTGTCTTCAtgcaatataataaaaaggatGACGGATCACTCGAACCCTTAAAACAGAAGAATATAGATACTGGTCTTGGCCTGGAGCGTATCGCCCGCATCCTTCAGAAG GTTCCAAACAATTATGAAACTGACTTGATATTTCCTATTATCAAGAAGGCCTCAGAATTGGCAAATGTCTCATATGCGCAGTCCAATGATCGTACAAACTTGAATCTAAAA ATTATAGGAGATCATTTGCGTGCAATTGTCTATCTCTTATCAGATGGGGTTTTCCCATCAAACATTGGTAGAGGTTATGTGGTTCGGAGGCTAATCAGGAGGGCTGTTCGTACCGGCAGGTTGCTTGGTATAAAAGGGGATGGTAGGGGTAACCTTGAAGGAGCATTTTTACCTTCAATTGCTGAAAAAGCAATAGAATTGAGCACCCACATTGATTCAGATGTAAAAGCTAGAGAACAACGCATTCTTGAAGAGTTGAAAAGAGAAGAGCTTCGTTTTGTGCAGACACTGGAGAGAGGAGAAAAGTTACTTGACCAAATGCTAGCAGATGCACTGTCAAGAACTCGTGAAAGTGGATCTGTTCCTCGTCTCTCCGGCCAAGATGCATTTCTTTTGTACGACACTTTTGGATTTCCAGTGGAGATAACAAAAGAAGTGGCAGAAGAACATGGCGTTAGTGTGGATATGAAAGGTTTTGATATTGAGATGGAAAACCAAAGGCGTCAATCCCAGGCTGCACATAACGCTGTTAAACTTTCAGTTGATGATAGTGCAGATCTGGCAGAAAAAATTCCGGACACTGAATTTTTAGGATATGACACTCTTTCTGCCAAAGCAATTGTGGAGAGCCTCTTGGTCAATGGAAAACCAGTTATAAAAGTTTCCAAGGGAAGTGATGTGGAAGTTTTGCTAAACAGGACACCATTTTATGCTGAATCTGGTGGTCAGATTGGGGATTATGGTTTTCTATATGTTACTCAAGGTACAAATCAACAGACAGCTGTTGTGGAAGTGAAAGATGTGAAAAAATCACTAGGTAGTGTCTTTGTTCATAAGGGCACTATTAGAGAGGGAGTTCTGGAGGTTGGCAGAGAAGTGGAAGCCATAGTAGACCCAAAACTGAGGCAGCGGGCTAAG GTTCATCATACTGCTACTCATTTGTTACAAGCTGCACTCAAGAAAGTCATTGGACAGGAAACATCACAAGCTGGTTCATTGGTGGCTTTCGATCGTCTCAGGTTTGATTTCAACTTCCACCGACCACTCCTTGATACGGAGCTTGAGGAAATTGAGAGATTAATCAATGGATGGATTGGGGATGCAAACCTCCTTCAAACGAAAGTAATGGCTTTGGATGATGCAAAAAGAGCTGGAGCTATTGCAATGTTTGGAGAAAAATATGGAGAACAG GTACGTGTTGTGGAGGTTCCTGGTGTGTCTATGGAACTTTGTGGTGGAACCCATGTAAACAATACTGCTGAAATCCGAGCCTTCAAAATCATTTCTGAGCAGGGTATTGCATCTGGAATAAGGCGTATAGAAGCTGTGGCTGGTGAAGCTTTCATTGAATACATCAATGCAAGGGATTCTTATATGAAACATTTGTGTTCCACCCTCAAA gtgaaagatgaagaagtAACAACCCGGGTGGAAGGTCTGTTGGAGGATTTGCGAACAGCAAGAAATGAAGTAGCCAATTTGCGTGCAAAAGCAGCTGTGTACAAAGCATCAACTATTTCAAGCAAGGCATTCACAGTGGGGACTTCAAACGAGATCAG GGTACTAGTTGAGTCCATGGACGATATGGATGCCGATTCATTAAAAAGTGCAGCTGAATATCTGGTGGATACACTTCAAGATCCCGCAGCTGTAGTTTTGGGCTCATGTCCAGATGAAGGGAAAGTAAGTTTGATTGCTGCCTTCTCTCAAGGAATCGTTGATCTCGGTATTCAGGCAGGGAAATTTATAGGCCCCATAGCAAAGTTGTGTGGTGGAGGAGGTGGTGGCAGGCCTAATTTTGCTCAAGCAGGTGGAAGGAAGCCTGAGAATCTGTCGATTGCCC